The DNA region GCTGGTGGTGGGCGACAGCTGGGAGATGGGCGAGGCCGTGCGCTCCACGCAGGAGCTGCTGCGCCGAGGGCCGAGGCCGACGGCGATCTTCGCCGCCAGCGATGACCTCGCGATAGGCGCCATGGCGGCCATCGCCCAGGAGGGCTTGCGGGTCGGGGTGGACGTGGCGGTGGTGGGCTTCGACGACATCCCGATGGCGTCGCAGACCGTGCCCTCGCTGACCACCGTGAGGATCCCGCTGCTCGCGATGGGCAGGCGCGCCGCCGAGATGCTGCTGCAGCTGATCACCTCGGACGATGAGCCGCCGGCCAGCGAGGTGGTGCCGCTCTCGCTCGTGGCTCGGGGCACCGCCTGACCTAGCCGGCGACCTCCACCTGCCGGTCCTCCTCCAGCCAGGCGGCTATCCTGTTGGCCTCGTCCAGCAGGGCCACGCGGGGCTTCCAATCCGGTGGAGGGGGTGAGGGTACGTAGGAGTACGCCATGATGATCACCCTGTCTCCGGGACGTACCAGGTGGGCGGAGGCGCCGTTGAGCTGTACCGTGCCCGAGCCGCGCTCGCCGGGGATGACGTACGTCTCCAGCCGGTTGCCGTTGTCCACATCCACCACCTGCACCCGCTCGTAGGGGTGGATGCCCACCTGCTCCAGTAGGTCGCTGTCGATCGTGATGCTCCCTATGTACTCCACCTCGGCGCCTGTTACCCTGGCTAGGTGCAGCTTGGCGCGCAGCATCTGCAAGAACATGGCTCCCTCCGTCCACTTGCTAGGCAGGTCCATCTTACCGCACGGACCCCTGCGGGGGGAAGTATAAGAAAAAATTATCAAGAGTTTGTCCATTAGTGATAATTGCTTGGCTCCGACGGTTGAGCGTGGCGTGCCCATCGTCTATGCTTGCGACAGATCGGATGCGAGGTGGATGTGTATGTTGGCAGTGCTGCAAGACGTGACTGTGGAGGCTCTGGACGGGAAGCTGCTGGAAGGCGTGAGCATGGGCCTGCGAGCCGGGCGCGTGGGCGCTGTGGTGAGCTCCCGCGGGGAGGAGAGGTCCGCCCTGCTGCGGCTGCTGGCCGGCGTGCTCCGTCCATCCTCGGGCTCGGTGCAGGTGCATGGCAGTGCCGTGCTGCTGGAGGGAGTGCGGGGCTCCGTGGGCGAGCTAGTCGCTAGCTCGCGGCGCGCTCTGGAGGGCGGAGCCAAGCTCGTGCTCGCCGAAGCCCCGCTGCACGCCATGTCGAGGGCGGATCGCGAGGAGCTGTTTGGCCAGCTGAGGAGCCTGGTCCGGGGCACCGGCTCCTCGGTGCTGCTGACCTCCGCCAGCTACGACAGCGTGTACGGCCTTGCGGACTGCATCTTCCTGCTCTGGCGGGGCAGGCTGGTGTGGTCCGGGTGCGCTGCCGAGGCCACGCCGGATGATCTGGAGGAGCCCGAGCCGGCCACGGTCATCCAGATCGACTACAAGCCAATCCCGGATGCCCGCGAGATGATGGTGGAGCAGGTCTCGGCCTCGGAGGCCGTGGTGGGGCTCTCGCTGGTGTCTGGTCAGGGGGAGACGGTGAGCGTGGTCCTGCCCAGGGAGGACGCGGAGTACCTGGGGCTGCGCCCGGGGCAGATCGTCTACGCTCGCTTCAGCGCCCCCTCCTGACCCAGGCATCCGGGTCCTGTAGGAGGGGGTGTAGCTGCTCGGGCAGCTCGCCCCGCACCATGTGGGCCAGCGTGGTGGTCTCCAGCACCGCTCGCATGTTGGCTCGCAGCGCCACCCACACGTCCCGCAGCGTGGCGGCCCTCCCCTTGTAGGTTATCTCCTCCGGGCTCATCCCCCTGACGTTGGCCAGCGGCCCCTCCACCGCCCGGATGATGTCGGCCAGGGAGATCTCGGCCGGCTCCCTGCCCAGCCAGTAACCCCCCGCCTGTCCTCGCTGGGTGCGCACCAGCCCCGCGCGCTTGAGGTCCAGCAGGATGCTCTCCAGGAACTTGATGGGGATGTCCTGTGCCTCGGAGATCTGCTCTCCCTTCAGGGGCTGCGGCCAGCTGGCGGCCATCTCGATAGCTGCTCGGAGCGCGTAATCCGCTCTGGCTGTGATGTGCAAGTGTCTTCCCCCGCTGATAAGCTTTTTGCAATTTCTGCTTAGGCATTATAAGGGAAATTTGCGTGCGAGGGGTTGATTCTCGCCTCGGTGACTGCTACCCTCTTAATGTCTACTAAGTCTACTAGATTAGTAGATAATATACGGGAGGTACGATACGATGCTTGATGTGGTCACGATAGCTGGCAGTCCCTCTGCACCCTCCCGCTCGGCGCAGGTGCTCGAGCTGGCGAGGGCCAGGCTGGAGGCCGAGGGGCTGCGGTGTAGCTCCGTGGTGGTGCGCGACCTGGATCCCGCCGACCTGGTGTACGCCAGGCCGGATGGGCCCTCGGTGGCCGAGGCCATCGGGCTGGTGCAGGCCTCCAGGGCGGTGATCATCGCCACGCCGGTGTACAAGGCCGCCTACTCGGGAGTGCTCAAGGCCTTCCTGGACCTGCTGCCGCCCGGCATCCTGGCGGACAAGCCTGTGCTCCCCATCACCACCTCGGGCTCCCTGGCTCACTGCCTGGCGCTGGACTACGCGCTCAAGCCCGTGCTCTCGGCGCTGGGGGCCAGGCATGTGCTGGCCGGGGTGTGCGTGCTCGACTCG from Thermobaculum terrenum ATCC BAA-798 includes:
- a CDS encoding RrF2 family transcriptional regulator gives rise to the protein MHITARADYALRAAIEMAASWPQPLKGEQISEAQDIPIKFLESILLDLKRAGLVRTQRGQAGGYWLGREPAEISLADIIRAVEGPLANVRGMSPEEITYKGRAATLRDVWVALRANMRAVLETTTLAHMVRGELPEQLHPLLQDPDAWVRRGR
- the panD gene encoding aspartate 1-decarboxylase gives rise to the protein MFLQMLRAKLHLARVTGAEVEYIGSITIDSDLLEQVGIHPYERVQVVDVDNGNRLETYVIPGERGSGTVQLNGASAHLVRPGDRVIIMAYSYVPSPPPPDWKPRVALLDEANRIAAWLEEDRQVEVAG
- the ssuE gene encoding NADPH-dependent FMN reductase; translated protein: MLDVVTIAGSPSAPSRSAQVLELARARLEAEGLRCSSVVVRDLDPADLVYARPDGPSVAEAIGLVQASRAVIIATPVYKAAYSGVLKAFLDLLPPGILADKPVLPITTSGSLAHCLALDYALKPVLSALGARHVLAGVCVLDSQLGWREDGSITLHPEVDERLEAALAALRAAIPAPSAIRSKQLKTIA